A region from the Thauera humireducens genome encodes:
- a CDS encoding M20 aminoacylase family protein: MSVIESVRPLHGKLTAIRRDIHAHPELAFEEHRTAALVARHLEALGIETHRGIGGTGVVGAVRGGRSLRAIGLRADMDALPITERNAFAHRSTVQGCMHACGHDGHTTMLLGAAEALAARKDFDGTVYLIFQPAEEGEGGAPAMIADGLFDRFPMEAVFGMHNWPGMDAGSFAIHSGPVMASADRFDIRFTGVGAHAAMPHLGVDPVVAGAAFVQAAQTLVSRSLDPIDAGVVSITQFHAGEAYNVIPDRAELCGTVRTFSAEVRDRLEHGLRQVAEGIAQSHGVQVAFEYRRGYPPTINTADEAALCARVARAVVGPDRVFTDRRPSMGAEDFAYFLQEKPGAYVWVGNGPGEGGCMLHNPNYDFNDEVLPTGVAYWCELARTLLSTAR, from the coding sequence ATGAGCGTCATCGAATCCGTCCGTCCTTTGCACGGCAAACTCACCGCCATCCGTCGCGACATCCACGCCCACCCCGAACTCGCATTCGAGGAACACCGCACGGCTGCGCTCGTCGCGCGCCATCTCGAGGCGCTGGGCATCGAGACGCACCGCGGCATCGGCGGCACCGGCGTGGTCGGCGCCGTGCGCGGCGGTCGCAGCCTGCGTGCCATCGGCCTGCGTGCCGACATGGATGCGCTGCCGATCACCGAGCGCAACGCGTTCGCGCACCGATCCACCGTGCAGGGCTGCATGCACGCCTGCGGCCACGACGGGCACACGACGATGCTGCTGGGCGCGGCCGAGGCGCTGGCGGCGCGCAAGGATTTCGACGGCACCGTGTATCTGATCTTCCAGCCCGCCGAGGAAGGCGAGGGCGGTGCCCCCGCGATGATCGCCGACGGCCTGTTCGACCGCTTCCCGATGGAGGCGGTGTTCGGCATGCACAACTGGCCGGGCATGGACGCCGGCAGCTTCGCCATCCACAGCGGTCCGGTGATGGCCAGTGCCGACCGCTTCGACATCCGCTTCACCGGCGTCGGCGCGCATGCCGCCATGCCGCACCTCGGCGTCGATCCGGTGGTCGCCGGCGCCGCCTTCGTGCAGGCGGCACAGACCCTGGTCAGCCGCAGCCTCGATCCGATCGACGCCGGCGTGGTGTCGATCACGCAGTTCCATGCCGGCGAGGCCTACAACGTCATTCCCGACCGCGCCGAGCTGTGCGGCACGGTGCGCACCTTCTCTGCGGAGGTGCGCGACCGGCTCGAGCACGGCCTGCGTCAGGTCGCAGAAGGTATCGCGCAGAGCCATGGCGTGCAGGTCGCCTTCGAATATCGCCGCGGTTACCCGCCGACGATCAACACCGCCGACGAGGCGGCGTTGTGCGCCCGGGTCGCGCGTGCCGTGGTCGGGCCCGATCGCGTCTTCACCGACCGTCGCCCGAGCATGGGCGCGGAGGATTTCGCCTATTTCCTGCAGGAGAAGCCGGGCGCCTACGTGTGGGTCGGCAACGGTCCGGGCGAGGGCGGCTGCATGCTGCACAACCCCAACTACGACTTCAACGACGAAGTCCTGCCCACCGGCGTCGCCTACTGGTGCGAGCTGGCGCGCACGCTGCTGTCGACCGCGCGCTGA
- a CDS encoding LysR family transcriptional regulator — protein MRFTLRQIQAFVAIASSENVSRAAEALSLSQSATSAALAELENQFDQQLFDRHGKRLRLNEQGRLLLPHAVELLDRAEEMDALLRGERGLGSLRVGATLTIGNYLLPLIVSGFLQRHPESRVKLEVRNTATIAAMLARYEIDLGLVEGQVVDGELESQPWVEDELVVFCAPEHRLAGRGSVAFAEIAAEPWILREHGSGTRETFDQALRHWPGGVVPRLELEHTEAVKRAVESGLGLGCLSRLSLRDAFRRGSLVPLETPELDLKRHFSFVWHRGKYHSAAIRRFLEDCRAFAAGARRSDEIALPAVR, from the coding sequence ATGCGATTCACCCTGCGCCAGATCCAGGCCTTCGTCGCCATCGCCAGCAGCGAGAACGTGTCACGCGCGGCCGAGGCGCTGAGCCTGTCGCAGTCCGCCACCAGCGCGGCGCTGGCCGAACTCGAGAACCAGTTCGACCAGCAGTTGTTCGACCGCCACGGCAAGCGCCTGCGCCTCAACGAGCAGGGCCGGCTGCTGCTGCCGCACGCCGTGGAACTGCTCGACCGTGCCGAGGAGATGGACGCCTTGCTGCGCGGCGAACGCGGCTTGGGCAGCCTGCGGGTCGGGGCGACGCTGACGATCGGCAACTACCTGCTGCCGCTCATCGTGTCGGGTTTCCTGCAGCGTCACCCGGAGAGCCGGGTCAAGCTCGAGGTGCGCAACACCGCAACCATTGCGGCGATGCTGGCGCGCTACGAGATCGACCTCGGGCTGGTGGAGGGGCAGGTGGTCGATGGCGAACTCGAATCGCAACCCTGGGTGGAGGATGAGCTGGTGGTTTTCTGTGCACCGGAGCACCGGCTGGCCGGGCGTGGCAGCGTCGCCTTTGCCGAAATCGCCGCCGAACCGTGGATCCTGCGCGAGCATGGTTCCGGCACGCGCGAGACCTTCGATCAGGCCCTGCGGCACTGGCCGGGTGGCGTGGTGCCGCGGCTGGAGCTGGAACATACCGAGGCGGTCAAGCGGGCGGTGGAGAGCGGGCTGGGCCTGGGCTGCCTGTCACGTCTGTCGCTGCGCGACGCCTTCCGTCGCGGCAGCCTGGTGCCGCTGGAGACGCCCGAGCTGGACCTGAAGCGCCATTTCAGCTTCGTGTGGCATCGCGGCAAGTACCACAGCGCGGCCATCCGCCGCTTTCTCGAGGATTGCCGCGCCTTTGCCGCGGGTGCCCGGCGCAGCGACGAGATTGCACTGCCGGCCGTGCGCTGA
- a CDS encoding ferredoxin--NADP reductase has protein sequence MSNLLTERVLSVHHWNDSLFSFRTTRDPGLRFENGQFVMIGLDVEGKPLTRAYSIASPNYEEHLEFFSIKVPDGPLTSRLQHLREGDPIVVSKKPTGTLVLHDLNPGKHLYLLATGTGLAPFLSVIQDPETYERFEKVVLVHGVRFVSELAYTDFITRVLPQNEFFGEQVRDQLIYYPTVTREPFRNTGRITHVIESGTLFADIGLPDLDPAQDRVMICGSQAMNADCCALLDARGFAMSPRIGQPGDYVIERAFVEK, from the coding sequence ATGAGCAACCTGCTTACCGAACGCGTCCTCAGCGTCCATCACTGGAACGACTCGTTGTTCAGCTTCCGCACCACCCGCGACCCGGGCCTGCGTTTCGAGAACGGCCAGTTCGTGATGATCGGGCTCGACGTGGAAGGCAAGCCGCTGACGCGCGCCTACAGCATCGCCAGCCCCAACTACGAAGAACACCTGGAGTTCTTCAGCATCAAGGTGCCTGACGGCCCGCTGACCTCGCGCCTGCAGCACCTGCGCGAGGGCGACCCGATCGTCGTCAGCAAGAAGCCCACCGGCACACTCGTATTGCACGACCTGAACCCGGGCAAGCATCTCTACCTGCTCGCCACCGGCACCGGGCTCGCGCCCTTCCTGAGCGTGATCCAGGACCCGGAGACCTACGAGCGCTTCGAGAAGGTGGTGTTGGTGCATGGCGTGCGCTTCGTGTCGGAACTGGCCTATACGGACTTCATCACCCGCGTGCTGCCGCAGAACGAGTTCTTCGGCGAGCAGGTGCGCGACCAGCTCATCTACTACCCGACGGTGACGCGCGAGCCCTTCCGCAACACCGGCCGCATCACCCACGTCATCGAGTCCGGCACGCTGTTCGCCGATATCGGCCTGCCGGATCTGGACCCGGCGCAGGACCGGGTGATGATCTGCGGCAGCCAGGCGATGAATGCCGATTGCTGCGCCCTGCTCGACGCCCGCGGCTTCGCGATGTCACCGCGTATCGGCCAGCCCGGCGACTACGTGATCGAACGCGCCTTCGTCGAGAAGTAA
- a CDS encoding glutathione peroxidase produces the protein MSSTLYEIEVDRLSGATTTLGEYAGKVLLIVNTASQCGLTPHYAGLETLYQTYKDRGLVVLGFPCNQFGAQEPGSAEEINAFCTKNYGVSFPMFAKIDVNGDGAHPLYKYLKQHAKGILGTEAIKWNFTKFLVSRDGQQIERYAPTTTPEELVKDIEGML, from the coding sequence ATGTCTTCTACCCTGTACGAAATCGAAGTCGATCGCCTCTCGGGCGCCACCACCACGCTCGGTGAGTACGCCGGCAAGGTATTGCTGATCGTCAACACCGCCAGCCAGTGCGGGCTGACCCCGCACTATGCCGGCCTCGAGACGCTCTACCAGACCTACAAGGACCGCGGCCTGGTCGTGCTCGGCTTCCCGTGCAATCAGTTCGGCGCGCAGGAGCCCGGCAGTGCCGAGGAAATCAACGCCTTCTGCACGAAGAACTACGGCGTGAGTTTTCCGATGTTCGCCAAGATCGACGTCAACGGCGACGGCGCCCATCCCCTGTACAAGTACTTGAAGCAGCACGCCAAGGGCATCCTCGGCACCGAAGCCATCAAGTGGAACTTCACCAAGTTCCTGGTGAGTCGCGACGGCCAGCAGATCGAACGCTACGCCCCGACCACCACGCCGGAGGAACTGGTGAAGGATATCGAGGGGATGCTGTAG
- the ettA gene encoding energy-dependent translational throttle protein EttA, which translates to MAQYVMSMLRVSKIVPPKRQIIKDISLSFFPGAKIGLLGLNGSGKSTVLRIMAGVDKEYDGEVQWLAGQRIGYLPQEPELDPAKTVKEEVESALGEIMEARQKLEEVYAAYAEPDADFDKLAEEQARYENILSTAGSDVETQMEIAADALRLPPWDAVIGNLSGGEKRRVALCKLLLSKPDMLLLDEPTNHLDAESVDWLEQFLTRFPGTVVAVTHDRYFLDNAAEWILELDRGHGIPWKGNYSSWLEQKGERLAQEAKQEAAHQKAMKTELEWARSNPKARQAKSKARLARYEEMASVEYQRRNETQEIFIPPGERLGDKVIEFHNVSKAFGDKLLMDNVSFSIPPGAIVGIIGPNGAGKSTLFKMIEGRDAPDSGTVEIGATVKIAAVDQTREGLANDKTVFDAISDGADVLTVGRFEMPSRAYIGRFNFKGGDQQKIVGNLSGGERGRLHLAKTLIQGGNVLLLDEPSNDLDVETLRALEDALLEFAGCALVISHDRWFLDRICTHILAAEGDSQWTFFAGNYQEYEEDKRKRLGEEGAKPKRIRYKPIAR; encoded by the coding sequence ATGGCACAATACGTCATGTCGATGCTCCGGGTGAGCAAGATCGTTCCGCCCAAGCGTCAGATCATCAAGGACATCTCCCTTTCCTTCTTTCCCGGCGCCAAGATCGGCCTGCTCGGCCTCAACGGCTCGGGCAAGTCCACCGTGCTGCGCATCATGGCCGGCGTGGACAAGGAGTACGACGGCGAGGTGCAGTGGCTTGCCGGCCAGCGCATCGGCTATCTGCCGCAGGAACCCGAGCTCGACCCCGCCAAGACGGTGAAGGAAGAGGTCGAATCCGCGCTCGGCGAGATCATGGAGGCGCGGCAGAAGCTCGAGGAGGTCTATGCCGCCTACGCCGAACCCGACGCGGACTTCGACAAGCTCGCCGAGGAACAGGCCAGGTACGAGAACATCCTGTCGACGGCCGGCAGCGACGTCGAGACCCAGATGGAGATCGCCGCCGACGCGCTGCGCCTGCCGCCCTGGGACGCCGTCATCGGCAATCTGTCGGGGGGCGAGAAGCGCCGCGTCGCGCTGTGCAAGCTGCTGCTGTCCAAGCCCGACATGCTGCTGCTCGACGAGCCCACCAACCACCTCGACGCCGAATCGGTCGACTGGCTGGAGCAGTTCCTGACCCGCTTCCCCGGCACCGTGGTGGCCGTCACCCACGACCGCTACTTCCTCGACAACGCCGCCGAGTGGATTCTCGAACTCGACCGCGGCCACGGCATCCCGTGGAAGGGCAACTACTCGTCCTGGCTCGAGCAGAAGGGCGAGCGCCTGGCGCAGGAAGCCAAGCAGGAGGCTGCGCACCAGAAGGCGATGAAGACCGAACTGGAATGGGCGCGCTCCAACCCCAAGGCGCGCCAGGCCAAGTCGAAGGCCCGCCTGGCCCGCTACGAGGAGATGGCGAGCGTCGAGTACCAGCGCCGCAACGAGACGCAGGAGATCTTCATTCCGCCTGGCGAGCGCCTCGGCGACAAGGTCATCGAGTTCCACAACGTCAGCAAGGCCTTCGGCGACAAGCTGCTGATGGACAACGTCAGCTTCAGCATCCCGCCGGGCGCCATCGTCGGCATCATCGGCCCCAACGGCGCCGGCAAGTCGACGCTGTTCAAGATGATCGAAGGCCGCGACGCCCCCGATTCGGGCACGGTCGAGATCGGCGCCACGGTCAAGATCGCCGCGGTCGACCAGACCCGCGAGGGCCTCGCCAACGACAAGACGGTGTTCGACGCCATTTCCGATGGCGCCGACGTGCTCACCGTGGGTCGCTTCGAAATGCCCAGCCGCGCCTATATCGGCCGCTTCAACTTCAAGGGCGGCGACCAGCAGAAGATCGTCGGCAACCTCTCCGGCGGCGAGCGCGGCCGACTGCACCTGGCCAAGACCCTCATCCAGGGCGGCAACGTGCTGCTGCTGGACGAACCGTCCAACGACCTCGACGTCGAGACCCTGCGCGCGCTCGAAGACGCCTTACTGGAGTTCGCCGGCTGCGCGCTGGTGATCTCGCACGACCGCTGGTTCCTCGACCGCATCTGCACGCACATCCTGGCGGCCGAAGGCGATTCGCAATGGACCTTCTTCGCCGGCAACTACCAGGAGTACGAAGAGGACAAGAGGAAGCGCCTGGGCGAGGAAGGCGCGAAGCCGAAGCGTATCCGCTACAAGCCGATCGCGCGCTGA
- a CDS encoding nucleoid-associated protein yields the protein MPVSQHTVTQLIVHRLVKEADRPASLVCRPAACALDAVAVRLVERLCGQYESRSAKGFGRFEEDEEVFPLARWLREWVSEQGPDFVAFSGQVAQHLQALADEEELEQGGLVIVARIDEGGADCLWIALVAEEAGVAVSGGLDVSDCLHVDFAGLQAAGRIDLDGWRRGDERYIGFLRGRGKGGALFKRFLGCSDVVVALQETKKLVATLSHFAEQQQLEPTRRDSLLERAHDYLDSLGENGETVSFEELAQEVYPEQPARLGSALNAPEARLVGGFVPNRRAIRPLVRFSASGEQWKVEFDRSSLHSGAVHYDPATDTLVLAGVPDYLKRMLEEG from the coding sequence ATGCCCGTCTCGCAGCACACTGTCACCCAGCTGATCGTCCATCGCCTCGTCAAGGAGGCGGACAGGCCCGCATCGCTGGTCTGCCGACCCGCGGCCTGCGCACTGGATGCAGTGGCGGTGCGTCTGGTCGAGCGGCTCTGCGGGCAGTACGAGTCGCGCTCTGCGAAGGGCTTCGGACGTTTCGAGGAGGACGAGGAGGTCTTCCCGCTCGCACGCTGGCTGCGCGAGTGGGTAAGCGAGCAGGGGCCCGATTTCGTGGCCTTCTCCGGTCAGGTTGCGCAGCACCTGCAGGCGCTTGCGGACGAGGAGGAATTGGAGCAGGGCGGCCTGGTCATTGTGGCGCGCATTGACGAAGGCGGTGCCGACTGCCTGTGGATCGCGCTGGTCGCGGAGGAGGCCGGAGTCGCGGTGAGCGGCGGACTCGATGTGAGCGACTGCCTGCACGTCGATTTTGCGGGTCTGCAGGCGGCCGGTCGAATCGATCTCGATGGCTGGCGACGAGGGGACGAGCGTTACATCGGATTCTTGCGTGGACGCGGCAAGGGTGGGGCCTTATTCAAGCGTTTTCTTGGCTGCAGCGATGTGGTCGTCGCTTTGCAGGAGACGAAGAAGCTGGTGGCCACGCTCAGCCACTTCGCCGAGCAGCAGCAACTCGAGCCGACACGGCGCGACAGCCTGCTCGAGCGCGCCCACGATTATCTGGACTCACTGGGCGAGAACGGGGAGACGGTCAGCTTCGAGGAGCTGGCACAGGAGGTGTATCCGGAGCAACCGGCAAGGCTCGGGTCGGCGCTCAATGCGCCCGAGGCCCGCCTGGTCGGCGGGTTCGTGCCCAACCGGCGCGCGATCAGGCCGCTGGTCCGCTTCAGCGCCAGCGGTGAGCAGTGGAAGGTGGAGTTCGATCGCAGCAGCCTGCATTCGGGCGCCGTGCATTACGATCCAGCGACCGATACCCTGGTGCTGGCGGGCGTGCCCGACTATCTGAAGCGCATGCTCGAGGAAGGCTGA
- the dksA gene encoding RNA polymerase-binding protein DksA, producing MADDTLHKQFPPYVPAAGEEYMSEKQMGHFREILSTLKSELMDDIERTVHTMQDEATVFADPNDRASQESDIALELRNRDRERKLIKKIDEALGRIEAGEYGYCDSCGVEIGLKRLEARPTATMCIDCKTLEEMRERQVAK from the coding sequence ATGGCTGACGATACCCTGCACAAGCAATTCCCGCCCTACGTTCCCGCCGCTGGCGAGGAATACATGAGCGAGAAGCAGATGGGCCACTTCCGCGAGATCCTCAGCACGCTCAAGAGCGAGCTGATGGATGACATCGAGCGTACCGTGCACACGATGCAGGACGAGGCCACGGTGTTTGCCGACCCGAACGACCGCGCCAGCCAGGAGTCGGACATCGCACTGGAACTGCGCAACCGCGATCGCGAACGCAAGCTGATCAAGAAGATCGACGAGGCGCTGGGTCGCATCGAGGCTGGCGAATATGGCTACTGCGACAGCTGTGGCGTGGAAATCGGCCTGAAGCGCCTGGAGGCCCGTCCGACGGCCACCATGTGCATCGACTGCAAGACGCTGGAAGAAATGCGGGAGCGCCAGGTCGCGAAGTAA
- the rpsO gene encoding 30S ribosomal protein S15: MALDTASKSKIVSDFQRAQGDTGSPEVQVALLTARINGLAPHFKAHGKDHHSRRGLLKMVSQRRKLLDYLKGRNADSYRNLIERLGLRK; the protein is encoded by the coding sequence ATGGCTCTTGATACCGCATCCAAGTCGAAGATCGTCTCCGACTTCCAGCGCGCCCAGGGCGACACCGGTTCGCCGGAAGTCCAGGTTGCGCTCCTGACCGCCCGCATCAACGGGCTCGCTCCTCACTTCAAGGCCCACGGCAAGGATCACCACTCCCGCCGCGGTCTGCTGAAGATGGTCAGCCAGCGCCGCAAGCTGCTGGACTACCTGAAGGGCCGCAACGCCGACAGCTATCGCAATCTGATCGAGCGTCTGGGCCTGCGCAAGTAA
- the truB gene encoding tRNA pseudouridine(55) synthase TruB — MTEARSPEAAARPRRPKQPQRKIVRRLVDGVLLLDKPQGVSSNGALQAARRLLNAAKAGHTGTLDPMASGLLPLTFGEATKFSQMLLDADKTYEAVVQLGVETDSGDAEGAVLARHPVAVERPQLEAVLERFRGEIEQVPPMYSALKRNGKALYEYARAGIEVEREARRVTIHALDLLDFASDSFTIRVACSKGTYIRSLAMDIGTALGCGAHLAALRRTRIGSFDVANAVSLDALEACAAEERDGLLASADALVAVYPELRLDAEQARGLLQGRVLSLGRADTEGLVRVYGPKGFLGLGQWQDGGKLAARRLIATDGGALDASA; from the coding sequence ATGACGGAAGCGCGAAGTCCTGAAGCAGCGGCGCGCCCGCGCCGACCGAAACAGCCGCAACGCAAGATCGTCCGTCGCCTCGTCGATGGCGTGCTCTTGCTCGACAAGCCGCAGGGCGTGAGCTCCAACGGCGCGCTGCAGGCCGCGCGCCGTCTGCTCAACGCGGCGAAGGCAGGCCACACCGGCACGCTCGATCCGATGGCGAGCGGCCTGTTGCCGCTGACCTTCGGCGAGGCCACCAAGTTTTCGCAGATGCTGCTCGACGCCGACAAGACTTACGAGGCCGTCGTGCAGCTGGGTGTCGAGACCGACAGCGGCGATGCGGAGGGTGCGGTGCTGGCCAGGCATCCGGTGGCGGTCGAGCGGCCGCAGCTGGAAGCGGTGCTCGAGCGCTTCCGTGGCGAGATCGAGCAGGTGCCTCCGATGTATTCGGCGCTCAAGCGCAACGGCAAGGCGCTGTATGAGTACGCCCGTGCCGGCATCGAGGTCGAGCGCGAGGCACGTCGGGTCACGATCCATGCACTCGATCTGCTCGACTTCGCGTCCGACAGCTTCACGATCCGCGTGGCGTGCAGCAAGGGGACCTACATTCGCAGCCTGGCGATGGACATCGGCACGGCACTGGGTTGCGGTGCGCACCTTGCGGCGTTGCGCCGCACGCGGATCGGATCGTTCGACGTGGCCAATGCCGTTTCGCTGGACGCGCTCGAAGCGTGCGCGGCCGAGGAGCGTGACGGCTTGCTGGCTTCGGCCGACGCGCTGGTCGCGGTGTACCCGGAGTTGCGGCTCGACGCGGAGCAGGCCCGTGGTCTGCTGCAGGGAAGAGTTTTGTCGCTGGGGCGGGCCGACACCGAAGGCTTGGTGCGGGTCTACGGGCCGAAGGGTTTCCTCGGTCTCGGGCAGTGGCAGGACGGGGGCAAGCTGGCCGCACGGCGGCTGATTGCCACCGATGGCGGGGCGCTCGACGCATCCGCATGA
- the rbfA gene encoding 30S ribosome-binding factor RbfA, with protein sequence MPKEYSRSQRVVEQIRRELAELIRLEVKDPRVGFITLTDVEITPDYARAKVFFTSMTGEADVPEILQGLRRASGFLRRELGRRIRIHTIPELHFHYDRSVEEGSRLSRLIDDVVREDEARHYDEDGETDHTSAGDDGSAKS encoded by the coding sequence ATGCCCAAGGAGTATTCCCGCAGCCAGCGCGTGGTGGAGCAGATCCGCCGCGAGCTGGCGGAACTGATCAGGCTCGAGGTGAAAGACCCTCGAGTCGGCTTCATCACGCTCACCGATGTCGAGATCACGCCCGACTACGCGCGCGCCAAGGTGTTCTTCACCTCGATGACGGGCGAGGCTGACGTGCCCGAGATCCTGCAGGGCCTGCGTCGGGCGAGCGGCTTCCTGCGCCGCGAGCTGGGCCGCCGGATCCGGATCCATACGATTCCCGAGCTGCACTTCCACTACGATCGCTCGGTCGAGGAGGGCTCGCGCCTGTCCCGGCTGATCGATGATGTGGTGCGGGAGGACGAGGCCCGTCACTACGATGAAGACGGCGAAACCGACCACACGTCGGCCGGCGATGACGGAAGCGCGAAGTCCTGA